The Phalacrocorax carbo chromosome 11, bPhaCar2.1, whole genome shotgun sequence genome includes a region encoding these proteins:
- the LOC135315305 gene encoding G-protein coupled receptor 12-like, with translation MLHGPAAMGEPWQPQPQQQRLPGLGNASEPSAWPPAAGGPGTAAPGGAGGAGAAVSPWDIALCATGTAVAGENALVLAVLFYTPSLRAPMFLLIGSLALADLLAGLGLVANFAVRYLLRPPSEAAELGAAGLLLAAFSASVCSLLAITVDRYLSLYNALTYHSERTLGFTCAMVLLMWLLCLGVGLLPLLGWNCLRDQSACSILRPVTKDNAAVLAVTFLLLFALMMQLYLQICKIAFRHAQQIAVQHQFIATAQATSTRKGLSTLSLILGTFALCWIPFAIYSLVADSSYPVVYTYSLALPATCNSLINPIIYAFRNPDIQKSLWLACCGCVPSTFSSRPRTSSDV, from the coding sequence ATGCTGCACGGCCCCGCCGCCATGGGGGAACCGTGGCAGCCgcagccgcagcagcagcgGCTCCCCGGGCTCGGCAACGCCTCGGAGCCCAGCGCCtggccgccggcggcgggcgggccggggacggcggcgccgggcggcgcggggggcgcgggggccgcCGTGAGCCCCTGGGACATCGCGCTCTGCGCCACGGGGACGGCGGTGGCGGGGGAAAACGCGCTGGTGCTGGCCGTGCTCTTCTACACGCCGAGCCTGCGGGCTCCCATGTTCCTGCTGATCGGTAGCCTGGCCCTGGCCGACCTGCTCgccgggctggggctggtggccaACTTCGCCGTGCGGTACCTGCTGCGGCCGCCCAGCGAGGCGGCGGagctgggggcggcggggctgctgctggccgcCTTCTCCGCCTCCGTCTGCAGCCTGCTGGCCATCACCGTGGACCGCTACCTGTCCCTCTACAACGCTCTCACCTACCACAGCGAGCGCACGCTGGGTTTCACCTGCGCCATGGTGCTGCTGATGTGGCTGCTGTGCCTCGgcgtggggctgctgcccctcCTGGGCTGGAACTGCCTGCGGGACCAGAGCGCCTGCAGCATCCTGCGGCCCGTCACCAAGGACAACGCGGCGGTGCTGGCCGTCACCTTCCTGCTCCTCTTCGCCCTCATGATGCAGCTCTACCTGCAGATTTGCAAGATCGCCTTCCGGCACGCCCAGCAGATCGCCGTGCAGCACCAGTTCATCGCCACGGCGCAGGCCACCTCCACCCGCAAAGGCCTCTCCACCCTCTCCCTCATCCTCGGCACCTTCGCCCTGTGCTGGATCCCCTTCGCCATCTACTCCTTGGTGGCCGATTCCAGCTACCCCGTGGTCTACACCTACTCCCTGGCGCTGCCCGCCACCTGCAACTCCCTCATCAACCCCATCATTTACGCCTTCAGAAACCCAGACATCCAGAAGTCGCTCTGGCTGGCCTGCTGCGGGTGCGTCCCTTCCACGTTCTCCTCCAGGCCAAGGACATCGAGCGATGTGTGA